Proteins from a genomic interval of Ramlibacter algicola:
- a CDS encoding malate/lactate/ureidoglycolate dehydrogenase — translation MPTTLSPQDLQSRVATILHAAGSSPAEAEAVASNLVLANLSGHDSHGVGMVPRYIDAVLEGGLVPNTAASVSLDAGSLLAMDGNRGYGQVVGAQAMERAIGKAKDLGSCVLSLSRSHHLGRIGHFAEMAVAQGLVSIHFVNVLSRPVVAAWHGGDGRFGTNPCCIGVPLEGREPFVLDFATSRVAQGKMRVAHNEGKQAEPGTLIDEDGRPTNDPGVVVVAQSKGGYGALRAFGEHKGSGLAIACELLGGALTGGGTWHRAPDHKRSVYNGMLAIVIDPRKLGTADAFAQEALAFVDWLREGKPAPGTDGVRLAGEPERQARAERAKSGIVVDDTTWAEITAAGRKVGVAA, via the coding sequence ATGCCAACCACACTCTCTCCCCAAGACCTCCAGTCCCGCGTCGCCACCATCCTGCACGCAGCCGGCAGCTCCCCCGCCGAAGCCGAAGCGGTGGCGTCGAACCTCGTCCTGGCCAACCTCTCCGGCCACGATTCACACGGCGTGGGCATGGTGCCGCGCTACATCGACGCGGTGCTCGAAGGCGGGCTCGTTCCCAACACCGCCGCCAGCGTCTCGCTCGACGCCGGCTCGCTGCTCGCCATGGACGGCAACCGCGGCTATGGCCAGGTCGTCGGCGCCCAGGCGATGGAGCGCGCGATCGGCAAGGCCAAGGATTTGGGCAGCTGCGTGCTGTCGCTGTCACGCTCGCACCACCTGGGCCGCATCGGCCACTTCGCCGAGATGGCCGTCGCGCAGGGCCTGGTGTCCATCCACTTCGTCAACGTGCTCTCGCGTCCGGTCGTGGCCGCATGGCACGGCGGCGACGGCCGCTTCGGCACCAACCCTTGCTGCATCGGCGTGCCGCTGGAAGGCCGCGAGCCCTTCGTGCTCGACTTCGCGACCAGCCGGGTGGCGCAAGGGAAAATGCGCGTCGCGCACAACGAGGGCAAGCAGGCCGAGCCCGGCACGCTGATCGACGAGGACGGCCGCCCGACCAACGACCCGGGCGTGGTCGTCGTCGCGCAATCCAAGGGCGGCTACGGCGCGCTGCGCGCGTTCGGTGAGCACAAGGGATCCGGCCTCGCGATCGCCTGCGAGCTGCTGGGCGGCGCGCTGACCGGTGGCGGCACCTGGCATCGCGCGCCCGACCACAAGCGCTCGGTCTACAACGGCATGCTCGCGATCGTCATCGACCCGCGCAAGCTCGGCACCGCCGACGCTTTCGCCCAGGAGGCGCTCGCCTTCGTCGACTGGCTGCGCGAAGGCAAGCCGGCTCCCGGCACCGACGGCGTCCGCCTCGCCGGCGAACCCGAGCGGCAAGCCCGTGCCGAACGCGCCAAGTCCGGCATCGTCGTCGACGACACCACCTGGGCCGAGATCACCGCGGCGGGGCGGAAGGTGGGCGTCGCGGCCTGA
- the pdeM gene encoding ligase-associated DNA damage response endonuclease PdeM produces MRISLAGDEALLLGSGAMYLPGHRTLLVADAHFGKAVSFRRLGVPVPEATTGATLAGLDAGLRDTGAQRIVFLGDFLHSARARARATMDSLHAWREAHPGVAMTLVRGNHDERAGDPPASLRIDVVDEPLQLGPFALRHHPLAVSNAYVLAGHWHPCVHLRGRAFSRLRLPCFWFGGERGARPVGVLPAFGSFTGMHPIDAGEGDRIYPVADGHVRALPAA; encoded by the coding sequence ATGCGCATCTCCCTCGCGGGTGACGAAGCACTGCTGCTGGGCAGCGGCGCCATGTACCTGCCTGGGCACCGCACGCTGCTGGTGGCCGACGCGCACTTCGGCAAGGCCGTCAGCTTCCGCCGCCTGGGCGTGCCCGTCCCGGAAGCGACGACGGGCGCCACGCTCGCCGGCCTCGACGCCGGCCTGCGCGACACCGGCGCCCAGCGCATCGTGTTCCTCGGCGACTTCCTGCATTCGGCCCGCGCCCGGGCCCGCGCCACGATGGACTCGCTGCATGCCTGGCGCGAGGCGCATCCCGGCGTCGCGATGACGCTGGTGCGCGGCAACCACGACGAACGCGCCGGCGACCCGCCTGCTTCGTTGCGGATCGACGTCGTCGACGAACCGCTGCAACTGGGCCCGTTCGCGCTGCGCCACCACCCGCTGGCCGTGTCGAACGCCTACGTCCTCGCCGGCCACTGGCACCCCTGCGTGCACCTGCGCGGCCGTGCGTTCTCGAGGCTGCGGTTGCCGTGCTTCTGGTTCGGTGGCGAGCGCGGAGCCCGCCCGGTAGGCGTGCTGCCCGCATTCGGCAGCTTCACCGGCATGCATCCCATCGATGCGGGCGAGGGCGACCGGATCTACCCCGTGGCCGACGGGCACGTGCGCGCGCTGCCTGCTGCCTGA
- the slmA gene encoding nucleoid occlusion factor SlmA yields MSDAELSPVATTAEAAATPVRKRPKPGERRVQILQALAMMLEQPGAERITTAALAARLDVSEAALYRHFASKAQMFEGLIEFIEQSVFTLVNQILEREDAADGAGQRQAARIAAMLVQFAEKNPGMTRVMVGDALVYENERLQQRMNQFFDKIESTLKQCLRAADASATPTADAQVRASMLTSFLVGRLQRFARSGFRRSPSEHLDASLACML; encoded by the coding sequence ATGTCCGACGCCGAGCTGAGCCCCGTTGCCACGACCGCCGAAGCCGCCGCCACGCCGGTGCGCAAACGGCCCAAGCCCGGCGAGCGCCGGGTGCAGATCCTGCAGGCGCTGGCGATGATGCTGGAGCAGCCGGGCGCCGAGCGCATCACCACCGCCGCGCTGGCCGCCCGCCTGGACGTCAGCGAAGCGGCGCTGTACCGCCACTTCGCCAGCAAGGCCCAGATGTTCGAAGGCCTGATCGAGTTCATCGAGCAGAGCGTCTTCACCCTGGTCAACCAGATCCTCGAGCGCGAGGACGCTGCCGACGGCGCCGGCCAGCGGCAGGCCGCCCGCATCGCGGCGATGCTGGTGCAGTTCGCCGAGAAGAACCCGGGCATGACCCGCGTGATGGTCGGCGACGCGCTGGTCTACGAGAACGAGCGCCTGCAGCAGCGCATGAACCAGTTCTTCGACAAGATCGAATCGACGCTCAAGCAGTGCCTGCGCGCCGCCGACGCATCCGCGACGCCGACCGCCGATGCGCAGGTGCGGGCGTCGATGCTCACCTCCTTCCTGGTCGGCCGCCTGCAGCGCTTCGCGCGCTCGGGCTTCCGCCGCAGCCCCTCCGAGCACCTGGACGCCAGCCTGGCCTGCATGCTCTGA